CGTTTCTGTGCCGGCAGACGAACTTCATCCACAACGTCGCGGCGCAGGGCAGGCCGGTCAACATCAAGAAGGGGCAGTTCCTGTCGCCGTGGGAAATGAAAAACGTGGTGGACAAGGCGCGCGCCGCAGGCAACGATCAACTCATGGTGTGCGAGCGCGGCGCCTCGTTCGGGTATCATAATCTGGTGTCCGACATGCGCGCGCTGGTGGTGATGCGCGAGACAGGTTGTCCGGTGGTGTTCGACGCCACGCATTCGGTGCAGCTCCCGGGCGGGCAGGGCGCGAGTTCCGGCGGGCAGCGCGAGTTCGTGCCGGTGCTGGCGCGCGCCGCGGTGGCGGCTGGTGTCGCCGGCATATTCATGGAAACGCATCCGGAGCCGGCGCGCGCCTTGAGTGACGGGCCCAACGCTTGGCCGCTGGAATTGATGACGGAATTGTTGATTACGCTCAAGACGCTGGACGCGGCGGTCAAGTCGCAGGCGTTTGTGGAGGACCGCGTGTGAAGCGGGCACCGCCGACGTCGCGTACGCTCATGGTAGCGATGATACGATGTAGATTCAAAATGGCGCCGTGACTTTCGATACCCGCACAAGGTAAATTCTCGACTAAATGAACAGCGTGCCACCGTTACCCGAAGATAGACTGCGTAACGTAGAGATCGATGTCGCGTCGATCAAAGCTCGCCTTGACGCCGAACTGCCCCACCTTGCGACAAAGTCGGATGTGGAGCGCGCAAGCGCCAGTGTGAAACGGATGGGTCGCTTACTCATCATGTGGACGGTAGGCACTGCCCTGGTGGGCACAAGCGTAGTCTCAGGGATCGCCTTTGCGGCAATCCGCTGCGCTGCCAGCTGAAGTACTGAACGTTAATTCCCGCAAATCATTCTCGAATCAACAGAAGAGCAGGCTATGTCCGCAATTATCGATATCCACGCGCGCGAAATTCTGGACTCGCGCGGCAATCCCACGGTCGAGGCCGATGTCACCTTGAAATCCGGGCACATTGGCCGTGCGGCGGTGCCTTCCGGCGCGTCGACCGGTACGCGCGAGGCGATCGAGCTGCGCGACGGCGATCAGCATCGTTATGGTGGCAAAGGCGTCACCCGCGCCGTCAACAACGTCAACAGCATGATCCGGCCCAACGTCATCGGCCTCGACGCCGCGGATCAGCAGGCGCTGGATAAGCGCATGATCGATCTGGACGGTACCTCGAACAAGGGTCGTCTCGGCGCCAACGCGATTCTGGCGGTGTCGATGGCGTCGGCGAAAGCCGCGGCGAGCGAAGCCGGTGTGCCGCTTTACCGGCATCTGGGCGGCGACGGCCCCTTCATTTCGCCGGTCCCCATGATGAACATCATCAACGGCGGCGCGCATGCCGACAACAGTGTGGATCTGCAGGAGTTCATGATCCTGCCGGTCGGCGCCGAGAGCGTGCGCGAGGCGGTGCGCTATGGCGCCGAGGTTTTTCACGCGCTGCGAAAAGTTCTCCGCAAGCGGGGTATGAGCACCGCGGTCGGCGACGAGGGCGGGTTCGCCCCCGATCTGCCTTCCAACGAAGCGGCCGTTGAAACGATACTGGAAGCGATTCAGGCGGCGGGTTTCGAACCCGGCAAGGACATTTATCTGGGTCTGGACGCCGCAAGTTCGGAATTTTATCGCGACGGCCGCTACGAATTGGTGTCGGAGCGCAAGTCGCTGGACGCGGGCGGGTTTATCGATTATCTGGCCGCCTGGGTGGATCAGTATCCCATCATCAGCATCGAGGACGGACTTGCCGAGGACGACTGGGAAGGCTGGGCCGAGCTGACACGCAGGCTTGGTGACAAGGTGCAACTGGTCGGCGACGACCTGTTTGTCACCAATACCGAAATTCTCGAGCGCGGCATCAGCGAGAACGTCGCGAATTCAATTCTGATCAAGCTCAATCAGATTGGCACGCTGACCGAAACGCTTGCCGCCATCCGCATGGCGCACGACGCGGGCTACACCGCGGTGATCTCGCACCGCTCGGGCGAGACCGAGGATACGACCATCGCCGACCTGGCGGTGGCGAGCGCGGCCGGACAGATCAAGACCGGCTCTCTGTGCCGC
The Gammaproteobacteria bacterium DNA segment above includes these coding regions:
- the kdsA gene encoding 3-deoxy-8-phosphooctulonate synthase; the encoded protein is FLCRQTNFIHNVAAQGRPVNIKKGQFLSPWEMKNVVDKARAAGNDQLMVCERGASFGYHNLVSDMRALVVMRETGCPVVFDATHSVQLPGGQGASSGGQREFVPVLARAAVAAGVAGIFMETHPEPARALSDGPNAWPLELMTELLITLKTLDAAVKSQAFVEDRV
- the eno gene encoding phosphopyruvate hydratase, which produces MSAIIDIHAREILDSRGNPTVEADVTLKSGHIGRAAVPSGASTGTREAIELRDGDQHRYGGKGVTRAVNNVNSMIRPNVIGLDAADQQALDKRMIDLDGTSNKGRLGANAILAVSMASAKAAASEAGVPLYRHLGGDGPFISPVPMMNIINGGAHADNSVDLQEFMILPVGAESVREAVRYGAEVFHALRKVLRKRGMSTAVGDEGGFAPDLPSNEAAVETILEAIQAAGFEPGKDIYLGLDAASSEFYRDGRYELVSERKSLDAGGFIDYLAAWVDQYPIISIEDGLAEDDWEGWAELTRRLGDKVQLVGDDLFVTNTEILERGISENVANSILIKLNQIGTLTETLAAIRMAHDAGYTAVISHRSGETEDTTIADLAVASAAGQIKTGSLCRSDRVAKYNQLIRIEESLGKQCSYAGMQPFPRVGTA